The Schistocerca nitens isolate TAMUIC-IGC-003100 chromosome 2, iqSchNite1.1, whole genome shotgun sequence nucleotide sequence GGCTAGGGCACAACTACTTACGGAGAGCTAAGATACACTGACTGGTGACAACATCGGCAAGCACCTGCACGTCAGCAATATTGACTGGATATCCCAGTTTATATcacagccgaccaacaggctacagtagGGAAGTTGACCAGCTCGCACACCAACGCACAAACAAACCGAAAACACTACTCTAAACTGTGATACCGACATATGATATATCGGACTCTAACATAATGAAACCAACagttacaggtatgctgatgccGATGCTGATCAAGAAGCCAAAGCCAGTACCCACATGCAGCCGCAAAGTAACAACGCTTCACAACGTGAAAGGTATGCTGATGCTGGTCGAGAAGCCAAAGCCAGTACCCACATGCAGCCGCAAAGTAACAACGCTTCACAATGTGAAAGGTATGCTGATGCTGGTCAAGAAGCCAAAGCCAGTACCCACATGCAGCCGCAAAGTAACAACGCTTCACAATGTGAAAGGTATGCTGATGCTGGTCAAGAAGCCAAAGCCAGTACCCACATGCAGCCGCAAAGTAACAACGCTTCACAACGTGAAAGGTATGCTGATGCTGCTCAAGAAGCCAAAGCCAGTACCCACATGCAGCCACAAAGTAACAACGCTTCACAGCGTGAAAGGTATGCTGATGCTGGTCAAGAAGCCAAAGCCAGTACCCACATGCAGCCGCAATATAACAACGCTTCACAACGTGAAAGGTATGCTGATGCTGGTCAAGAAGCCAAAGCCAGTACCCACATGCAGCCACAAAGTAACAACGCTTCACAACGTGAAAGGTATGCTGATGCTGGTCAAGAAGCCAAAGCCAGTACCCACATGCAGCCGCAAAGTAACAACGCTTCACAACGTGAAAGGTATGCTGATGCTGGTCAAGAAGCCAAAGCCAGTACCCACATGCAGCCGCAAAGTAACAACGCTTCACAACGTGAAAGGTATGCTGATGCTGGTCAAGAAGCCAAAGCCAGTACCCACATGCAGCCGCAAAGTAACAACGCTTCACAACGTGAAAGGTATGCTGATGCTGCTCAAGAAGCCAAAGCCAGTACCCACATGCAGCCGCAAAGTAACAACGCTTCACAACGTGAAAGGTATGCTGATGCTGGTCAAGAAGCCAAAGCCAGTACCCACATGCAGCCGCAAAGTAACAACGCTTCACAATGTGAAAGGTATGCTGATGCTGGTCAAGAAGCCAAAGCCAGTACCCACATGCAGCCGCAAAGTAACAACGCTTCACAATGTGAAAGGTATGCTGATGCTGGTCTAGAAGCCAAAGCCAGTACCCACATGCAGCCGCAAAGTAACAACGCTTCACAACGTGAAAGGTATGCTGATGCTGGTCAAGAAGCCAAAGCCAGTACCCACATGCAGCCACAAAGTAACAACGCTTCACAGCGTGAAAGGTATGCTGATGCTGGTCAAGAAGCCAAAGCCAGTACCCACATGCAGCCGCAATATAACAACGCTTCACAACGTGAAAGGTATGCTGATGCTGGTCAAGAAGCCAAAGCCAGTACCCACATGCAGCCACAAAGTAACAACGCTTCACAACGTGAAAGGTATGCTGATGCTGGTCAAGAAGCCAAAGCCAGTACCCACATGCAGCCGCAAAGTAACAACGCTTCACAACGTGAAAGGTATGCTGATGCTGGTCAAGAAGCCAAAGCCAGTACCCACATGCAGCCGCAAAGTAACAACGCTTCACAACGTGAAAGGTATGCTGATGCTGGTCAAGAAGCCAAAGCCAGTACCCACATGCAGCCGCAAAGTAACAACGCTTCACAACGTGAAAGGTATGCTGATGCTGCTCAAGAAGCCAAAGCCAGTACCCACATGCAGCCGCAAAGTAACAACACTTCACAACGTGAAAGGTATGCTGATGCTGCTCAAGAAGCCAAAGCCAGTACCCACATGCAGCCGCAAAGTAGCAACGCTTCACAACGTGAAAGGTATGCTGATGCTGGTCAAGAAGCCAAAGCCAGTACCCACATGCAGCCGCAAAGTAACAACGCTTCACAACGTGAAAGGTATGCTGATGCTGGTCAAGAAGCCAAAGCCAGTACCCACATGCAGCCGCAAAGTAACAACGCTTCACAACGTGAAAGGTATGCTGATGCTGGTCAAGAAGCCAAAGCCAGTACCCACACGCAGCCGGCGAGTAACGTCGCTTCACAACGTCAAAGATAgctcctaacaagaaataaaaatataataataaatgaatcatcatCGATGACCTGTCTCAGGCAGCAAGAAATCTGCTACTGCTCTTACAAACCGACCCAACTATCGCAAAgcctttttcccttggctcttattttctcctctgcccttcaaaccgctaccattCGTTCAACTTTCGGCCCACTCTCTCCCCAGATGAGCACGTATTAAGGGGAgctggaggtggtcaaatccaaaaaattacgattttttttttgctactgaaaattaattggaacattcctctttaatgtaaactttgaattattgttctactcgccctagaagtggagttattaccattttcccccacgcctgcagaggaaatgggcggccgctgaatgcatctaacaccctctcgtgacttcctggcgaactgcttgggattttctcggcctattacgcatacagcgccttatgttacgcatacagcgagtatGCAAGGGTTGgccacattgttttctgtgacaaatgaagcgctaagagcgcggatcATCGTCTctctgctgtttaccgtttcgaattagttcagcgttgcgcctgttgttggtagtattatacttcttgtgtaaagcgttgttctggctacgatgccacgttttagtaaccgtgtatataagaagaggaagaacgtagggaaaagaaaattaacactaataccaagttgcgatactacaattactgaaacagtgcgttcttctgctaagcaacacattgctggccatagccctgtgacatcttgtagcaagaagctgactggtggaagtgacagatttcgtgaatatgttagcgacagtgatgatattaacgaagtaccgaatattggattattatcttctgtgctgaaagaaagtgttatgtgcaaaatgtgttcaagagtaggagtgggactagagataacaaagcactttggtttagcttgtgagatgaagataatcagtgcatgttgcaagtatcaagtgactttctacaattcacatgcctgTCTCTCTGgagaaaatggacgatctagagtgtttgatgtgaatgttcgacttgtgtatggtcttcaatccattggaaaagggtctgctgcaggtaaactgttttgtggtattatgaacttgccatcgcctccaagcaaatttgggtactactgtgaactggtaggatcctctgttgaagatgtggctttgaaaaccatgaaggaagcagtggaggaatctgtagaaatgaacagtggttctagggatttggtagtggcattagatggttcctggcaaaagaggggtcataaatccctgaatgtggttgtaactgctacttgtggtgatagtgcaaaactgatagatgttgcaatattatcaaaacattgtaggtgcaaaaataaaatcacagGAGAGCAccgtggaacctgtgaggcaaattttagtcgatcaagtggagcaatggaggtggatggagtgaaacaaatttttgaacgttcagttcgaagatacaacgttaggtacaaatactaccttggggatggtgattccaaaggtttcaagactatagaggaactgaaaccatatggaaatgaatttgtagttgaaaagttggaatgcattgggcttgtgcaaaagcgtatgggtgcacggcttcgaaggctcaaacaaactttggtttcaagtaagctcagtgatggaaagacaataggagggagaggcaggcttactgatgaggtgattgaacgtgtacagagatactatgggtatgctataaggcaaaata carries:
- the LOC126235480 gene encoding apoptotic chromatin condensation inducer in the nucleus-like, producing the protein MQPQSNNASQRERYADAGREAKASTHMQPQSNNASQCERYADAGQEAKASTHMQPQSNNASQCERYADAGQEAKASTHMQPQSNNASQRERYADAAQEAKASTHMQPQSNNASQRERYADAGQEAKASTHMQPQYNNASQRERYADAGQEAKASTHMQPQSNNASQRERYADAGQEAKASTHMQPQSNNASQRERYADAGQEAKASTHMQPQSNNASQRERYADAGQEAKASTHMQPQSNNASQRERYADAAQEAKASTHMQPQSNNASQRERYADAGQEAKASTHMQPQSNNASQCERYADAGQEAKASTHMQPQSNNASQCERYADAGLEAKASTHMQPQSNNASQRERYADAGQEAKASTHMQPQSNNASQRERYADAGQEAKASTHMQPQYNNASQRERYADAGQEAKASTHMQPQSNNASQRERYADAGQEAKASTHMQPQSNNASQRERYADAGQEAKASTHMQPQSNNASQRERYADAGQEAKASTHMQPQSNNASQRERYADAAQEAKASTHMQPQSNNTSQRERYADAAQEAKASTHMQPQSSNASQRERYADAGQEAKASTHMQPQSNNASQRERYADAGQEAKASTHMQPQSNNASQRERYADAGQEAKASTHTQPASNVASQRQR